A genomic stretch from Bifidobacterium sp. ESL0769 includes:
- the trpA gene encoding tryptophan synthase subunit alpha, translating into MTETTTQAQQGARRSRILEAFTAPDGSRRKAFIPFVTVGDPSIELTEKLVPAMIDAGADLIELGVPFSDPTAEGPVIQEASNRALSAGTTTDDAFALVERLHNDHHIDTPMVFMTYANVLYSYGLERFAHRAAEVGLDGVILPDVPHEEKPEFDEPLADEGLDLVSLIAPTSHERIHSIASDAKGFIYCVSSLGVTGVREEITSDVKGMVREVRSVTDVPAAIGFGISTPEQAATMAADSDGAIVGSAIVRMVGKYGEDAVPYVTDYVRSLAEAVHGLN; encoded by the coding sequence ATGACTGAGACAACAACACAGGCCCAGCAGGGCGCACGCCGCTCCCGCATTTTGGAAGCGTTCACGGCCCCCGACGGCAGCCGCCGCAAGGCTTTTATCCCGTTCGTCACCGTTGGTGATCCTTCGATTGAGCTGACCGAAAAACTGGTGCCGGCCATGATTGATGCCGGTGCCGATTTGATCGAGCTGGGTGTTCCGTTCTCTGACCCGACCGCGGAAGGTCCTGTCATTCAGGAAGCCAGCAACCGCGCGCTTTCCGCTGGAACGACGACCGACGATGCGTTTGCACTGGTCGAGCGCCTGCACAATGACCATCATATCGATACGCCGATGGTCTTCATGACCTACGCCAACGTGCTCTATTCCTACGGCCTCGAGCGTTTTGCACACCGCGCTGCGGAAGTCGGGCTTGACGGCGTGATTCTGCCGGACGTGCCGCACGAGGAAAAGCCGGAATTCGACGAGCCGCTGGCCGACGAGGGGCTTGATTTGGTCAGCCTTATCGCCCCGACCTCGCACGAGCGCATCCACAGCATCGCCTCCGACGCCAAAGGCTTCATCTATTGCGTGAGCTCGCTTGGCGTCACCGGCGTTCGCGAGGAGATCACCAGCGATGTGAAGGGCATGGTGCGCGAAGTGCGCTCCGTCACCGATGTGCCAGCCGCCATCGGTTTCGGCATCTCCACGCCCGAGCAGGCTGCTACGATGGCCGCCGATTCCGACGGTGCTATTGTCGGTTCCGCCATCGTGCGCATGGTCGGCAAATACGGTGAGGACGCGGTGCCTTACGTCACCGACTACGTCCGTTCGCTGGCCGAGGCCGTTCACGGGCTGAACTGA